In Propionispora vibrioides, the genomic stretch GCAGAATTGACCGGATGGAGCATATCTTTGTAACGGAAAGTGCGAAGAAAAGCATAGCCGAGATTAAGGCGGCCAAGGCGGAATACGAACAATTGGCCACACAGGCCATGCAGGCCGGTCTGGCCAATGACCAGCAAGCTTTGAAAACCATCATCCAACAGGGGGCTGTTCCCTATGCAAAGGTAACCAAGCAAACGGATGAACTGGTTGATATGATCAAGGAGTATGTTAAAGCAGAACAGGCTAAAATCGGCGACAAAGCAACAACCAATCAGCGGGTTCTTTTTATTATTAACGGCCTGATTATTGTGCTGGCTGTTGCCATCAGTATTAAGCTTAATAGCTCCATCTCCACGGCGGTCGGCCAATTGGTCCGGGCAGTTACGGAGATTGCCGGCGGGAAAATTACCCGGGACAGTATTCGCGTACAGTCAAATGATGAAATTGCTGATTTGGCTGCCGCGATAAATACGATGAAAACCAATATGCGGACGATGATTCAGCAGGTTATGGATTCAGCCGAGCTATTGGCCGCTTCTTCGGCGCAGTTAAAGGATAATTCCGGCCAAATGGCGCAAGCCGGCAGCCAGGTGGCAGACTCGATCAATGCTATTGCCTCCGGGGCCGAACAGCAGTTGGCTTCCGTCGATGCGACGGCGGCGGTGATTACTCAGATGTCGGCGGGAATTCAACAGGCTGCGGCCAATGCGGCGGAAATCAATGAACGGTCGGGCGAAGCGGCGGAAACGGCAATCGTTGGCAGTGAATCGGTAAAAGGCGCTATCCTGCACATGAATAAAATAGAAGAAAATGTTGCCCATTCGGCTGAGGTAGTCACGCAATTGGGCATGCGGTCAAAAGAAATTGGACAAATTATCGACACGATTTCGCAAATTGCCAGCCAGACCAATCTGTTGGCGCTGAATGCGGCGATTGAAGCGGCACGGGCCGGGGAACAGGGCAGGGGGTTTGCCGTAGTAGCTGAGGAAGTGCGCAAGCTGGCCGAACAATCACAGGATGCGGCCAAGCAGATTGCCGGGTTGATCGGTATGATTCAGACCGATACCGACAGGGCTGTTGCCGTCATGAACGAAGGACCGGAACTGGTCAGTCAGGGGGCGGATGTTGTGCAGATGGCCGGACTGGCTTTTCAGGACATCAACGATCTGGTACAAACCATTCATGAACAGATGCAGCAAGTGTCGGACACGTTGCAGCAAATTTCTACAGGCAGCCAGCAAATTGTTTTATCGGTAGAACGTATTGATCAGCATAGTAAACTGGCGGTAGGCAAGACGCAGGCTGCTTCGGCGGCTACAGAAGAACAGTCGGCCTCGTCGCAGGAGATTGCGGCAGCCAGTGAGGAATTGTCCAGCACAGCAGAGGAGCTAAAGCGTATTGTCGACCGGTTTCAATTAAGTTAAATAGCGGCGGTTCTGCAAGCTATCGGCCAAGGATAAGGAAAACCCCAGGCGAGTTGGTTCTCGCCTGGGGTTTTATGCTATTCTAGATCTAAGATCTTTGTTAACTCCATCGTTATTTTAAGCAAGGGGTTTTCCACCATATAGCCGGATAAAGTCATTTGATCTTCTTTCCTGTGGCCGGTTAGTGACAGGGTGTAGGAATGAATGGCACCGAAGAAGGAAGGGCCTGTACCATGCTTGTTGACACAGACAGAACCGGTGATGGCATCATTTTCGAAAGAAAGTTTGCCAACGTGATAAAATGAAGCATCGCCGCCAATAAGCTGATCGCCATCAAGTACGGCGGTACCGGCGCCAAAGGACAGGTTTTTGGTGCGAAATTGAAAGGACCAAATACTCTTCGACATATGATTACCCCCTCTTAATCGTTATATCATATACTTTTGCCATATAGTTACAAAATCCTGCCAAATAGGACGGCATTTTTCGATAATTGATCATAAAAATAACGCGGCAGGTTTGCCGCGTTGGTAGGGCATGTCTTTCAGTATGTCGACTGACGAGACGGATGATGAAATTTTGTCCGTCCAGCAATTTCTGCTTTCAGGGCTGGTGGAGCATTAGTTCTATTCTGCCGGGGTATCGTCGGTGTCCGGCAGTTCGGTTGCCGCCGGTGGCTCCTCCTGCATGGTTTCTTTTTTAATGTTATGCATAACCAGTTCGGCATCGGAGATACTTGAGAATACACCGTTTAGCAGCTTTTTCATTGACATACCTCCCTTAGTTTTGCGTAAACTTCGCCACAATATATAGTATATGCGGTAAATATGCAAATATGCCCGGAAAAAATTTCTATTGCCTGTTGCCAGAAGGTTAAAGACGACCAAATAAATAAGGTGGCATAGCCACCTCGGTTACTCCTTATTAGAGTTCTTCTCCGCCTTGTTCTCGCTTTTGGATGCTGCGACATTTTGTGCCTTGTTCCGGGCATTTTGGCGGCTTTTAAACTGATCGAACGTTTTTCCTCCCATAAGAATCACCTCCTGTCTTGGGCTCTGCGAAACGTGCCCGCCTAGTGGGGCGGTACATCATGCATAAGTGAGTCGGCTTCAATTTCCTTTAATTCCAGATTATTTTGGTAAGTAAGGGTCAGCGTGCTGGCGGCATCAAAATATGCATCCTCATAATTGCTGGCTCTTACTGTTCTGCCGGTGTCCAGGCCGTCAAGAAAAATACGGTAGCGTGCCATAGCTGGTTTCCTCCCACGGTTGTTTATCGGTACTAGTTTATCCTTTGGCCGGCGCTGTTATACCGGTTGTTAGAAAGCTAAGCCTGCCGTAATGGGCGTGCCATAGTCTGATGTATAAGCTGTTTTAGTTTACGTAACAATAAGAAGCTTGCGGCATACTATATAATAAATCGAAAAATAGGGGGGCCGTTGCCATGAGAGCCTATGCCCATGGTCCGGGGCGCCTGGTCTATCCGCTGTGTCCTTACTGCCACCGGCCGTATCGTACCGGAATCTGGTACGGCAAGCGTCCACCGGATCCTTTTGTCTTTTTTCCTGAACTAGTGGTTGAAACCTCGTATGCGACGTTGTTTCCGGAACTCGTATTCTATCCCTAGTGGTCCACCAGCTCTGAAAATACAATTGCTTCCCGGGCCTTTTGCCGCAAGGCGTTGTTGTTGTCGGCTCACCGATCATCCGATAGGTGCGTCCGCTCGCCTTGCTTTATGAACAAATCCCGCAAATCTAATTTGTACCTTCAAAGTTGGCGGACCACCCGCCGGTGGCGTAAATAAAGAGAACAGGCAGCAGCACCATAAGTGTGCTGTTGCCTGTTCTCTTTGTATGTAACAATATTCAATGGTCGTGAATCGGGACCAAGGCAATCCAAAGGTCAGGTTTTTTCTTCCATCTCATTAGCCGGTTGTACCTTTGGGTGGCTTGCAGCAGGCAGCCAACGCGCTTGGTCATGCAAATTCTCCCGTAACGGATATAGATTCCCCAGGCTTTACTCATAATACATACCCCTTTCCGGTTTTACGTAATAAGCAGTAGTAGGATGATAGCAGGGAAGCTCTGCCGGAAAGACGGGCAAACGGTATTGAGCTAAGTGGGTGCAGTGAACCTGCCGGTAGTCGAATTATAACACGAAAGTTTACATAAGGATAGCGGTGTTTTTTTCCAGCTGGGAAAACGTCAGCCGGCTGTGACCAATACCAACTTGGCGGAATATGGTGTAGGGGAGAATAATATGGGATTGAGGGATGGTATGGAAAGAAAGGAATTTAATGATTATGTGAGACAGCTCGTTGTCGGTGTAAATGAAAGGGTGCCGTTGTTGAACGGAAGCTATAGTACGGCCATTAATTTTGACAATGCAGCCACCACGCCGCCCTTTCACTGTGTCTTAAGGAAAATTGAAGAGTTTTGTCCCTGGTATTCTTCCGTACACCGCGGCACCGGCTACAAGTCGGTGACCACCTCTGACTGGTACGAAGCGGCGAGGGAGGAAATCAAAGCATTCGTTCATGCAGACGAGGAAAAGGACATTCTTATATATACGAAGAGTACGACCGAGGCGATTAATGTTCTGGCCCATACCCTGTCCCAACAGGACGGCCGGACTGTCGTTCTTTCCTCGGAGATGGAGCATCTGGCCAATGATTTGCCGTGGCGGAATGCTTTTACCACCGACTATGTGGCCGTTGACCGGAGTGGCCGTCTAGTCCTGGCAAACCTGGAGAAAAAGCTGCGGCAATACGGCGGCAGTGTAAAGCTGGTTGCCGTAACGGGAGCTTCCAATGTAACAGGTTATATGAATCCCATACATCAAATAGCCGCCATCTGTCATCAATACGGAGCGCAGCTTTTAGTCGACGGAGCGCAGCTTGTGCCGCACTGTCCTGTGGATATGAAGCCTCATTCATCGCGGGAGCATATTGATTTTCTGGTTTTTTCGGCCCATAAAATGTACGCTCCCTTTGGTGTGGGCATCCTGATCGGCCCCCGTAAGGCCTTTCACGATGTCAGCCCCCTGTGTAAAGGGGGTGGAGCGGTCAAACTGGTAGGCCGTCAGTTTGTCGATTGGGATGATTCTCCCTATAAGGAGGAGGCGGGCACTCCGAATGTGATCGGGGTGGTGGCCCTGGTGGCAGCCATTCGCCTGATGACGCAGCTTGACGTCAGGGAAATTCACGATTATGAAAGAGAACTGACTGAGTATATTATGACAGGGCTGTCGGAAATTCCCGGCATTCGTCTGTTCGGCCGGACCCGGAGCGGGGAGGATCGGGTAAGCCTTTTTTCCTTCCAGGCGGAAGGGCTGGACCACCGGGCTTTTGCCAAAATGCTCTCTTATGAGGCGGGGATTGCGGTGCGCAGCGGACTATTTTGCGCCCATCCCTATGTGGAAAATTTGCTCGGTGTCACGGAAAAGGAACTGAACTATTATCATAAGCACCAGGAGGCGAGGGTGCCGGGGCTGGTACGGGTCAGTCTGGGTGTATACAATACATGCCGGGAGGCCGACGTATTCCTGGAGACAGTCGGTCATATCATCAGACATAAAGACCATTACAAACAAAAATATGAAGCGCTGGACAGCCAGGCCGGTTCGGGGAACGTGCCGTTCTGGGTAAAGCGGCATGTACCGTGACCTGGCAAGGTCGGGTGTGTCAGCACTCCCTAACGGGTAAAATTGCCGGGCCATCATGTAGGCAGACAGCAAAAAGGCCGTTCCGGAAATTCCGGGACGGCCTTATCAACTGTTTAGAGAGAGAGTATGCGTGCGTTTGGCTCAGGTGCTATTGATTCTGGTTGGGATTATCGCCAGGCTGGCAGGGCGGTTGACCATGATGCGGTCCATGGGGCGGACGGAGAGCGTCAGCCACTTTTTTCGCCTGCTCATCGCTTAGTCCGGCAGCTTTTTTCAGGTCTTTTACCATGTCGGGCCGGTCTGATGCTTTTTGTTCAAAATAAGCGTGGCGTTCTTCCGGGGTCATGTTTTTGGTTTGTTCGAATTCGGCTTTTCTTTCCTCGGCCTTGGCGGCGAAGAATTGCTGGATCTTATCTGATTGTTTTTGGGTAATGGTGCCGCCTTGGACAAGCTGAGTTACTTTATTTTTCAGGTCGGGAAAGCCTTTCTCCGGACCGGCGGGACGGGGCGGACGCATGGCATCGGCCACTGCTTTGGCCTGGTCATCGCTCAAGCCGGCCGCGGTCTTGATATCGCCGATAAAGTCGGGACGGGTGCCTTTCTTTTGTTGGAAATAGGTGCGGCGGTCAGCTTCCGACATGGCTTTCACTTTTTCAAATTCCGCCCGGCGTTCGTTATCCTTTGCCTGGAAGAAAGATGTGAGCTTATCGGCCTGATTCTGGGTAATGGTTCCTGCGCTTACCAACTGGGTAAGCGCGTCAGTCATGTGCTGCCGCATATCCTTGAAGCCAGGTGGCGGGCACTCCCGGCGGGCTTCATAATCCGGCGGCGGTGCGGCGGTATCGGTGGCGGCCAGGGCCAGTCCCCCCAGGGAAAGCAGGATCGTTCCGGCGAGTAAGCCGCCGATGGTCTTTTTTGTTAATGATATTTTCATAGGGCATTCTCCTTTGCCGTATAATGTTGTCTTGCTTGATTCTTATTATGCAGGAGAATTGTTACAACTTTGTTACAAACTTGTGTAAAATTAGCCTGATTTTGCATTTGTCACATCAAACCAGAAGCTAACTCCCTGATCATGATTGGCAACTCCATAGGCGTTGCCGTGCAGTTCCTGGATGGCCCGGACGATAGACAGGCCCAGGCCGTAGCCGCCGTGTTCACGGGAACGGGATTTATCCACCTTGTAGAAGCTTAGCCAGATTTTATCAAGGCTTTCAGATGGAATGGGCTGGCCGGTATTGGAGACCGAAACGCGGATATGGCTGCCCGTATCTTCAGCATTGATCTGAAGGCGGCGGGCTCCTTCGGTATGATCCAGGGCGTTGTTGACCAGATTGCATAGGATTTGCTCAATACGGAGCGGGTCGCCAAAAACCTGTAGTTGTTCCGGAATGTCCGCAATGAGTGTGATCTGCTTTTCCGTCAGCAGCGATTGGTATTTCAGCGCAATATCGCCCAGCAGGGCAGAAAGATCAAAATTGCTTTGGTTTAGCTTAAAAAAGCCTGATTCAATTTGCGACAGGTTTAGCAGGTCTTTGACCAGTCTGTCCATTTTTTCCGCTTCGTCAATGATGACGGAGCAATAAAAATTGCGGTCCTCTTCATTGACGGCGATATTTTCTTTTAAACCTTCGGCATAGCCCAGCAGCAGCGAAAGCGGTGTTTTTAATTCGTGAGATACACTGGACACAAAGTCCTGACGCATTTTATCCAGTTTCCGTTCTTTCTCGACATCGGCCATCAATTGCTGGTTTTTTTGATGCAGCTCGGCAATGGCCGTCCCCAGTTGGGCGGATAAGTGATTAATACTGTTACCCAGTTCGCCGATTTCATCGGTGCGGTTGATGGTGCAGGTCTTGGAAAAGTCAAGCTGGCTCATGTTTTGGGCGATTTGCTTAAGTTCCAATATGGGCGAAGTGAATTTCCTGGCGAAGAAGTAGGCCCAGAGAGAGCCGAGCAGAATGGAGAGCAGACCGGTCCAGGCGATGAATTGGGCTGCGATACCGGCACTTTCCCATACCGGGGCCAGCGGTTGACGAAGCAGGAGCAGATCGCCGTTGCGTAGCTGGTATTCCAGCACTACCGAATCAAGATTCAGTTCCGGACTGTGCTGGATTTCCAATTTGGTGCGGCTGTCGATGGTCTCTTTGGATTTAACGACAGGTGCCGGCGGCCGGCGGAGATTGTTATCCCTGGGAGCCGGCGGATTATTTTCGTTGCCGTGCCGCAGGGGCGGCGGAAAGGGCTCCTGGAATTTCGCATTAATAATGCGGCCGAAAGAGCTGTATTTAACCGAATTATCCTGAGCGATAATGACGATGCCGGCGCCAAGCGTGTTGCCGATCCGTTCGAGATCCAGGGAGATGTCTTCCGGGTTTCCGGCATAAAGTTCGTCGATCTGTCGGCAGTTTTGAATCAGCACCGCTTTCTTCTGCCAATAATAATAATCTTCCAGACCCGTGGAAGTGAGGCCCCAGGAAAGCAGGGTAAAGAAGAGCAGGAGTGCGGTGAGGCTGAGAAACAGTCTGGTACGAAGTGAGAGTTTCATTTGGCCGCCTCGAATCGATAGCCATAGCCCCGAATGGTTTGAATCAGGGTATGTTTGTCCTGTAATTTGGCCCGGAGGCGGTTGATATGGGTGTCGACTGTTCGCAAATCGCCAAAGTATTCATAGTCCCAGACATGATCGAGAATTTGCTGGCGGCTCAGTGCCTTTCCCTTATTTTCAGCCAGATAGATCAGCAGATCATATTCTTTCGGACTTAAATCGAGGAATTGATTGGCAATGAGGACCTGACGGGCTGTCGGATCAATGGTCAGACCATCATAGGAAAATTGTTTGTCCCGGTCCAGCCGCCGGAAGAGAGAATTGACCCGGGCGGTCAGAATTTTGGGACTGAAGGGCTTGGTTATGTATTCGTCGGCACCGATCTCGAAGGCGAATAACTGGTCGATTTCCTCGCCGCGGGCGGTGAGCATGATGACCGGAATATTTGACTTCTTGCGAATTTCCCGGCAGACAGTCAAGCCGTCCTGTTCGGGCATCATGACGTCCAGGATAACTAAATCAACCGCCGCCTGATCAATCATATCCAGCGCGATCCTGCCATTTTCAGCTTCCAGGATGGCATAGCCTTCGCGGGAAAGAAAATCGGCTACCAGTTTTCTCAGGCGCGATTCATCGTCGACAATTAATACGGTTTTATTCACGGAAGAAATTCTCCTTATGCAGGTATTGGGGGTATCTGTTTATACAATAAGATAGTTATAAAGCATAAGTCAATAACCTATTTTGGCGCTAGTACCGTGTAACATCTAAAACCATACTATTCTGGCGGAATATTTCTCGCCAACCTACGTTGTCGTCAATCGGCGTAGGAACCGCTACGCCTCCTTCCTCCGCCTTGGCTGGCGAAAAATCTCCTCGCCAGCCTATGTATGGTTTTAAAGGTTACAAGGTACTAGTGGTCCGCTGACCTTGAAAACAGAAATTGCTGACGGTCGAATTTTCGTCGTCCATCATTGTCGTCAGCCGACGTACTGGCGTTATGCCTCCCGCCTCCGCCTTGGCTGACAAAATTTTGTCTCGCCACCATCTTCCTGTTTCAAAGTTGGTGGACCGCTAGTGCCGGCAAGGATAAGAAAAAAACAGCCACAGGTGTGGCTGTAAAAGGGTGAAGCTTTTTTTGTTAGCAGGTAGGACTGCAGTCATTATTATCAAAGCAGCAGAAAAGCAGCAGGATGATAATGATGATAATCCAGCACCCATTGCCGCGGCCGCCGCCAAATCCGAAACCCATAAAAATCCACTCCTTTTACTGTAAGTAATCTGTTGCTCTATATCCTATGACGGAGAGTGGCCGGTTGCTATTCTCCACCATGGTTTTTTTGCTGCGATCGTTTCCATAACAACAAACAATTTATAGCAGGAAAATGTTGATTTTTGTCTAAATATATCGAATAGGAGGAGTGCTATGCAATCGTTAATTGGTTTAAGCTTAAGGGGACAGCAAATGAAATACCGGAGCAAAGGGCGGCTCAATCGCCGGCTGGTGGCGCTAATCGTCGCAGTTGTGGCGGCAGGCCTGCTGGTCAGGCAATATTTCATGTAATAGGCGGCAGTGTAGCCTTTTCTACTCTCTTTACATAAAATGAAGAGAGGTGAGGAGATGGCCTACTCCATTGTTATCAGTCGTGCCAACCGGCAGTTGACGCTTTATCAAAACGGTAAGATCGTTCAGGTTTATCCGGTTGGCGTAGGAAAGTTTTCCACGCCGACACCAGTTGGCCGGTTTCAGATTGTCAGCAAGGTGCCCAATCCGGGCGGTCCCTTTGGTGTGATGTGGATGGGGCTGAGTCAACCACATTACGGAATTCACGGGACTAATAATCCGGCTTCCATCGGACAGCACGTGTCCCATGGCTGTGTCCGCATGCAAAACAGCCACGTGCTTGCCCTGGCCCGGCTGGTGCCTATCGGAACACCGGTGAGTATTCAATAAGGATATTGTGGAACAATGGCAGGATTTAGCGAGCATCCTGCCTAATCTTTTTTATAGGTGATTAAATGAGTGAGCGACAGATGGTCAGCGCAACAGAACTGGCTAAAATGGGAAAATGTGAGCAGCAGTTGGTTTATGATGCACAATACGGTGAGGATAAGAAGCTGACCGAGGAATACATTCGTCGGGGAAACCGGAGTCATGAGCAATTTGCCTGCCACCTTATGGGTGTTAGGCAAGGCTGGTTTAGCCGCTTGCTGGCTTGGCTGCTGCGTCTGTTGTGCGGCCGCGGGAGACGGCCGTGAGCGGCGTCTTTTGTCTGCTGCTGGGTGGTGCTTTTTATCTCTGGTACCGGCGGCGGCAGGCCAGGCTCACGGTGTACCGGCTTGAACCGTATCTGAAGATCCTGGAGCCTATTCCGCTGTGCGGTGCGCCCGATGTCGTCTGGCGACGGAAAGGCAGTTCGACCTTGATAGTCGGCGATTACAAGAGCCGAGCCAATCACCGGATTTACGAGTCCGACATCATCCAACTATCGGTATACCGGTTTTTATTGCTGCATACGCAGGAAAAGGCTGTTGCCGATTACGGGTACATTCATTTTAACGATGGCAGCCGCCGGCGGGTCAAGCTGCTGCGGGAAAAGCAGATCAGTAAGTTGTATGAACGGTACAGAAAGGTTCTTGCCGGCAACATCGAACCGTCGAAAGTCTGCCGGAACGAATATTGCCGCCATTGCTCTCACCGGGCGATTTGTAATAAAAAGAATTAGGAAAACTAGCAAGGGGAATTTTTGCCGGAGGCATTTTTTGTCATAGTTTTGCCATATATCAAGGCTATACTTAGGCCAGTAAGAACAGTATAGGAGGTAGAACAGAATGCACGGTCACATCCCTTTTTTCGGTATGGCTTTTGGCGGATTTCATCTGATTTTTGCCATCGTCTTTTTGTATTTGTTTTATAATATATCAAAATCCCTGCAGCGTATTGCCGCCGGGATGGAAAAGAAAGAGATAAAGCTGCAGTTATTGGCGAATGATGAACTGGATCAAGCAAAGGACAAGAGCGAAGAAGTTAAGCCGTAACCGCATTGGCTACCGTTAAGGTAAACAAAAAGAACCGGAATACCGGTTCTTTTTTGTTGCGTACTTAAAGTGGCTGGCCCACGAAGCCGCTCTATTCGTCAGGCAGTTTGGTGACAATGATCTTGTCAATCCGCATGCGGTCCATATCGACGATTTCAAAGGAAAGTCCCGACCATTCGAAGGTCTCGCCTGTTTTGGGCATGCTGCCCAGGTAGGAGGTGATAAAACCGCCGAGTGTCTGATAATGGTCCCTGTCTTCGCCCGGCATCTCCTGGATATGAAACAGCTCTTTAAATTCTTCAATCGACAAAAGTCCGTCCAGCAGCCAGGAACGGTCATCCCGTTGCACAATTTCCGGATCGTCCTCTTCTTCCTGCGGCAGCTCACCGACTAAATGCTCCAGTATATCGTACAAGGTGACCAGGCCGATCATGCCGCCGAATTCATCCATAATAAAGGCAATATGCGTGCCGGATTGTTGAAACTGTTCCAGAAGTTTAAAGGCCCGCAGGCTGCGGGGAACAAACAGCGGCTCCTCTGTGTGTTCCGCAATGGGCAGGGGAGACTGGCCGCGGGCTAGAAATAAATCTTTGATGTAGACGACTCCCACCAGT encodes the following:
- a CDS encoding methyl-accepting chemotaxis protein is translated as MKLTIGKKIFGAFLVIISGMVLLSGYTYYKIGQINEEYQSTTTINIEKLILAEELSNNIVEEAATVRKFNLTGDPAAREEFAAIQKESNGRIDRMEHIFVTESAKKSIAEIKAAKAEYEQLATQAMQAGLANDQQALKTIIQQGAVPYAKVTKQTDELVDMIKEYVKAEQAKIGDKATTNQRVLFIINGLIIVLAVAISIKLNSSISTAVGQLVRAVTEIAGGKITRDSIRVQSNDEIADLAAAINTMKTNMRTMIQQVMDSAELLAASSAQLKDNSGQMAQAGSQVADSINAIASGAEQQLASVDATAAVITQMSAGIQQAAANAAEINERSGEAAETAIVGSESVKGAILHMNKIEENVAHSAEVVTQLGMRSKEIGQIIDTISQIASQTNLLALNAAIEAARAGEQGRGFAVVAEEVRKLAEQSQDAAKQIAGLIGMIQTDTDRAVAVMNEGPELVSQGADVVQMAGLAFQDINDLVQTIHEQMQQVSDTLQQISTGSQQIVLSVERIDQHSKLAVGKTQAASAATEEQSASSQEIAAASEELSSTAEELKRIVDRFQLS
- a CDS encoding GrlR family regulatory protein, with amino-acid sequence MSKSIWSFQFRTKNLSFGAGTAVLDGDQLIGGDASFYHVGKLSFENDAITGSVCVNKHGTGPSFFGAIHSYTLSLTGHRKEDQMTLSGYMVENPLLKITMELTKILDLE
- a CDS encoding aminotransferase class V-fold PLP-dependent enzyme — encoded protein: MGLRDGMERKEFNDYVRQLVVGVNERVPLLNGSYSTAINFDNAATTPPFHCVLRKIEEFCPWYSSVHRGTGYKSVTTSDWYEAAREEIKAFVHADEEKDILIYTKSTTEAINVLAHTLSQQDGRTVVLSSEMEHLANDLPWRNAFTTDYVAVDRSGRLVLANLEKKLRQYGGSVKLVAVTGASNVTGYMNPIHQIAAICHQYGAQLLVDGAQLVPHCPVDMKPHSSREHIDFLVFSAHKMYAPFGVGILIGPRKAFHDVSPLCKGGGAVKLVGRQFVDWDDSPYKEEAGTPNVIGVVALVAAIRLMTQLDVREIHDYERELTEYIMTGLSEIPGIRLFGRTRSGEDRVSLFSFQAEGLDHRAFAKMLSYEAGIAVRSGLFCAHPYVENLLGVTEKELNYYHKHQEARVPGLVRVSLGVYNTCREADVFLETVGHIIRHKDHYKQKYEALDSQAGSGNVPFWVKRHVP
- a CDS encoding HAMP domain-containing sensor histidine kinase, with the protein product MKLSLRTRLFLSLTALLLFFTLLSWGLTSTGLEDYYYWQKKAVLIQNCRQIDELYAGNPEDISLDLERIGNTLGAGIVIIAQDNSVKYSSFGRIINAKFQEPFPPPLRHGNENNPPAPRDNNLRRPPAPVVKSKETIDSRTKLEIQHSPELNLDSVVLEYQLRNGDLLLLRQPLAPVWESAGIAAQFIAWTGLLSILLGSLWAYFFARKFTSPILELKQIAQNMSQLDFSKTCTINRTDEIGELGNSINHLSAQLGTAIAELHQKNQQLMADVEKERKLDKMRQDFVSSVSHELKTPLSLLLGYAEGLKENIAVNEEDRNFYCSVIIDEAEKMDRLVKDLLNLSQIESGFFKLNQSNFDLSALLGDIALKYQSLLTEKQITLIADIPEQLQVFGDPLRIEQILCNLVNNALDHTEGARRLQINAEDTGSHIRVSVSNTGQPIPSESLDKIWLSFYKVDKSRSREHGGYGLGLSIVRAIQELHGNAYGVANHDQGVSFWFDVTNAKSG
- a CDS encoding response regulator transcription factor, with translation MNKTVLIVDDESRLRKLVADFLSREGYAILEAENGRIALDMIDQAAVDLVILDVMMPEQDGLTVCREIRKKSNIPVIMLTARGEEIDQLFAFEIGADEYITKPFSPKILTARVNSLFRRLDRDKQFSYDGLTIDPTARQVLIANQFLDLSPKEYDLLIYLAENKGKALSRQQILDHVWDYEYFGDLRTVDTHINRLRAKLQDKHTLIQTIRGYGYRFEAAK
- a CDS encoding L,D-transpeptidase, which produces MAYSIVISRANRQLTLYQNGKIVQVYPVGVGKFSTPTPVGRFQIVSKVPNPGGPFGVMWMGLSQPHYGIHGTNNPASIGQHVSHGCVRMQNSHVLALARLVPIGTPVSIQ
- a CDS encoding PD-(D/E)XK nuclease family protein; this encodes MSGVFCLLLGGAFYLWYRRRQARLTVYRLEPYLKILEPIPLCGAPDVVWRRKGSSTLIVGDYKSRANHRIYESDIIQLSVYRFLLLHTQEKAVADYGYIHFNDGSRRRVKLLREKQISKLYERYRKVLAGNIEPSKVCRNEYCRHCSHRAICNKKN